One Entelurus aequoreus isolate RoL-2023_Sb linkage group LG09, RoL_Eaeq_v1.1, whole genome shotgun sequence genomic window carries:
- the si:ch73-52p7.1 gene encoding uncharacterized protein si:ch73-52p7.1 → MPSLGPPAPFLCVLLWVSTALQRSDMRVAYVSHNSFFCYSCSQEPEPCRVAALADCRCKDITLSALHRPPSPASPVFSMRRLTVWYTSPWNAARLLNNSEVRHLTLMYCGPGSSRERAPPPLEGHFAVQHLERLSVVTFASTDAHGDNHLHFHAIGSPDSPRVQDIYLGREQGAAYQEQARLGVVHTSVLGGGASVKVYTVQTHIDSDGTLPFPELRLPKLPETSVVYVSFVYGINTT, encoded by the coding sequence ATGCCGTCCCTCGGCCCGCCCGCCCCCTTCCTGTGCGTCCTGCTGTGGGTGTCCACGGCCCTGCAGCGCTCCGACATGCGTGTGGCCTACGTGAGCCACAACAGCTTCTTCTGCTACTCCTGCAGCCAGGAGCCGGAGCCCTGCAGGGTGGCGGCGCTCGCCGACTGCCGCTGCAAAGACATCACGCTCTCGGCGCTGCACCGCCCCccgtcgcccgcctcgcccgtcTTCAGCATGAGGCGCCTGACCGTGTGGTACACGTCGCCCTGGAACGCCGCGCGCCTGCTCAACAACTCCGAGGTGAGGCACCTCACCTTGATGTACTGCGGGCCGGGGTCCTCCAGGGAGAGGGCACCGCCCCCTTTGGAGGGACACTTTGCTGTGCAGCACCTGGAGAGGCTGAGCGTGGTCACCTTCGCCAGCACGGATGCACACGGCGACAACCACCTCCATTTTCACGCCATCGGGTCCCCCGACTCGCCCCGGGTCCAGGACATCTACCTGGGCAGGGAGCAGGGGGCGGCCTACCAGGAGCAGGCCCGGCTGGGAGTTGTCCACACCTCCGTGCTGGGGGGCGGAGCTTCCGTCAAAGTCTACACGGTCCAGACGCACATCGACAGCGACGGGACGCTGCCTTTCCCGGAGCTCCGCCTCCCCAAACTGCCGGAAACATCCGTCGTCTACGTCAGCTTTGTGTACGGGATAAATACtacatag